CCCCATCTACGAAGACCTGCTCAACGCCTTCGACGCTCTTCGCGACGGCCGTGCCGCGCCCCCTTGGCATCTTCACCAATGAGGTGGAGTTGTAGAGAAGAACTCCGTCACCGAGGCACACAACTCGGGTATATGGTCCCACCTCAATCTTCTCCATATCGGTGCCGCAGAAGAGCAACGCCGTGCTTCTTCCCATGTACACGACTACGCCGTGCGGAGACTCCTCTATAGATCCCAGCGGCTCCCCGCTGAGGACCTCCAGTAGCGCGAAGTCGGAAAGCCGCCTTACCTCTAGATAGCCCCTCCCGTTTATGTACCTGACTATTAACACCTTGTCGCCTAATTTCCCCGCGTATTTATAAGACGGGTAGTCTATGTTGGAGTTGTTATACTCCAGCCTGGTTAATCTGTTAGCCACAGCGTCGTAGATCGTGACATACTTCCTGGAGAAGAGCAGAACCCTGCCCCCGTCTGCGACGCAGTCTGCCACGTAGTCGTCAATATAGACGCGGGAGGTTGAAAGACTAGTTAGGTTAACAACATGCAGAACGGTCTTGTCGCCCAGATCTACGATGTAGATATACGGGCCGTCGCTACACACAGCGACCATATAATTATACGTCATAGCCACCTCCACCTTGTGAGGCATCCCCTCTGCGAGGAGAAAAACCGCAACGGCAATATACGCAATAAGAAATCTCATACCACCTCTAGAAGCTCTCCATATAAGCCTTAGCTCGTACAAATGTGCAAAGTTCTGCCTGTGACCATCGTCAAGCGTCTACGTGGCCGCAGAGCGTTGCTTGGGCTGTGGTTGGCGACGCCGCCCCTTAGGCGCTTGTCTGCGGCTGGTTGTGCCGCGGCGCCGCGGCGCGGCTTCTTGTCTTGTGGAGGAGCTTGGCGATTTTGTCCACGGCGTAGAGCGACGGAAGCACCACGGCCGCCGCCGTCAAAACCTCCATGTAGGTAATCCCGTCGCGGTATATGTACACGGCGTCGCCCATGTGGACAAAGGGAGAGTCTGCGGAGATTTTGACGGATCCGTCGCGGCCTATCTCTACGTAGAGTCCGACTTGGCGCAGATCTTCGACGTATCTACCCCCACCCCGTTCTATCGGCATGTAGGTGACGTCGATTACGTACTTCTTGCCCTTAAGCAACACGAGCCTTGTCTCGTAGCCAGGTGAGGTGTAGTTGTGGCAGTCGCCAACCGCTACGCCTATGTGGCTCTCCACGGGCCTTCTAAAGAAGTCCACGGGGACGAAGCGTAGTGTGACTGCGTCGAATTCCATCTCGACGTATCCTGACATCCCGTCGGCTACGTATATACGCTTTTCTTCTCTGACGCCGCAGTGCTTCAGATAGGCGGTGTATATCCCAGGCCACAGCTTTACAGGGCCGAATACCTCGTCAAGCGTTTCGCCTACCCCCTCGATACCTATACGCACGCCGTGGGGGCCACCCCTCCTAATGAGGTAGATGGTGGCGTTGGGCACATAGCTACGCCTCTCTATACGGCCGGTTTCAAGAAGGTGGCGCTGTAGGTAGAAGTAGAGGCGCTCTCTGTCTGTCGTTACCGTATCCACCTCTGGGGTGTAGATCTTCCCCACCACAGCCCCCTTTTCAAGATCGACGACTATGATGCTTTTGATGTAGTTCCACGCGTCTACGCTCTGAACGTCGAGGAGGTACAGGCGGTTTTTGGCCACCGCATAGGCAATTGGCGTCGCGTGGAGGCCTCTACCTACGATAGACACGCCGCCTTCGTCGACTCTGTAGATCCAGTCCTTTCCGATGTAGTACACCCCACCTCTGCCGTCGGGGACAACCACGCCGGTTGTATTCAGCGTTAAGACTCTTGTTAGGTTGCCCGAATTCAAGACGTACAGCGCCGGCGTTGGCGGCGGCTCGGCTAGCCAGATCTTGCAACCGCTGGCGGCCACCTGCCACCACGCAGATTCTGAGCGCCAGACAGACTGGTGGATAAGCTGTAGGTCTTGGTTGTAGATTCTGAGCGACCAGTGGCTACCGTTGTTCATCAACGCGGCCACGCCGCCGCATGTAGGCGCTAGGCCGTAAACCTACCAGCCACTCGGCTTAATTTTCTTATCGACGCCTCGGGGCGTCAGCTTGACGAGGCTTTCGTCTATAAATGCGTAGGCATCGTCGCCTACGGCCACACATACAGGAGACGCTGAGTGTACCTCTATCCAGTCGTGTAGCTTTAGGCTTTTTTTGTCATAGATCTCAACGGGGGGACCGATGTGGTAGATATAGTTCTTGTCTACGCAGAGATATCCAGCCTTCACTAGCAACGCCGTTAGGAGTACAACGGACACGGCTGTGTAGAGCAGGCGGTGTCTAGTCATGTGTCAAACAGCGCCGGCGAAATGGCGTCAGCGCAACATAGAGCCTTACCGCCCGCCGCCAGGAGGCCGACTTCTTTGACAAGGGGCTTCTGTTGGACATCTACGTCGTTCCACGACCCGCGTTATATATGTTGACCCGCTGTAGATGCCGGGCGCGTTGCCCCGGGGCGGCGAGGTTATTATCAGCGTAGTATATCGCTGATGTCGCTGACGCGTCGTCTGTGCTTCTTATGCAGAAGCGCCACGTATAGCGCCGCCGCCAGCCCTACGTAGACGGTGGACTGGTCGTAGAGTAGGACGAGGCGATCCTCGCCGGGTTTGAGATCCACCACCTCGCGGACGGCGTGGGGGCGCCAGAAGAGCACCACAATGGCGATATTGTCAGCGTCGACGTAGTAGCGCCCCGGGAGTAGGTTCGCCAGTTTTATACAGTTAATGCCGATTCCTTCATACTGCATAAAAATATTGTAATTGACTAACAGCTCGAAAAATCCTATGTATGTAAAGAGTTTGCAAATCTGTAGCGATGAAGGCTTGATGCTGGCTATGTCCGTGGTGTAGAACACCTTTATCCACAGGTAGTTGCCATAGTGGTATCTTAATATCCGCTGCGGATACCCAACTAGGATGAGCGCTGTGTAGTTGCCAACTTTCACAAGAGGCGAGGGTTTAGTGAGGAAGTGATTGTATCCAATCGGAAGTAGGGTTGCCACATGCCTCAGCTCGGCGTCGTATACATACACAACCACCTGCGTACCGTGAGGATTGGGGTAGTCCACTGCTAGATACAGGTAGTTGCCGTCGGCGTCTAGGGCCACCGCGTCATCGCGCGGCGCTTTCTTCACGGCGATTCCGTCGGTTTCTATCTCGTCTGCCCCGCCTACTATGTACAGACGGCCTTTTAGCAACGCAGCCTCCATAAATCCACGCGTCGTGAAGGTTTTGTTTTGGCCGAGTACAGTGACGTTATTTGATCCATAGGCCAACACGCCGTCGGGGAAGCTCTTGATGGCATATATCCCGTCCGCTGGGATTGTGTTGACTAGGCTAAAATCGCGCGGGTCGCGTATCTCAATTACTCTCCTCCCGTCGACCTCTCTGAGTATGTAGAGGAGGCCTTAGTGGGATGCCACTGCCGGGTTAAGGGGGGTTACCGCCCTGTTTGGGTACGGGATTCTAGCCCAGGCGTTATATCTAAGGAAGTATATTACAACTGAATCCTCCGTAAATAGATAGATTTTGTCCCCAGCGGTTGCGCATTGGACGCTTCTCACATACTCAGGGATAACGCCTTTAATTCCAACTCTCCTTACAGACACATCCGTTAGATTTACTATATGTATAGATACGTCGGGGGGCGCGGGGCTGATTAGGTAGATGGCGTGGGCGTCGCTACAGTGATATAAGTCATATGACTGGGGGATGTAGAGCTCTATCTCTTTCCAGTTGGCCCCTGCCGCTACTGTGAATAGGAGCGCTAGGCAGAGGGCGAGGCGGCCGGCTTTTCCCATCTATTTTTTGGATAGGTTGAAGGGTTTGCCTTGGTTTATTATCTTGTCGGCGATGTCGGGGGCGATGCGCCTCAGGTCTTGGCCGACGGACTCCAGGAATTGTAGCTCCTCCTTTTCGTTTCTCAGCTCGTCGGGGAGCATGCGGGGTATCTCCTCGATTATGGGGTACCACCGGCCGCATGTGGGGCAGTATATTACGCCAGTCTCTATCTCCCACCTGTGGCACTCCTCACATGGGAGGGTGTCTGGCTTGGGGTGCTCCTTGATCTTTAGGTCGCGGTAGGAGCAGTATTCCTCGCAGAAGGGCTTTCGGGGCCATGTGTACTGCCTCTCGGGGTGCTCCGTACGCTTAATAACGACAAGTCTAAGGGGGAAGGTCTTGTCGTAGGGACAGGCCAAGACGTCCATGAGCCTGTACTTCATAACACCCAGATTGTCGGTGTTAATAAAAATTGTTTTAGGGGAAGCCCGGTTATAGCTAGATTTGTCTGCAGATAACTCCTTCTGACTCAGCCGCGTTGCAGAGCTTCTCGTCGCCTGTTATCAACTCTGAGTTTGTCTGGATGGCGGAGATTATCTGCAAGGCGTCTACGATGTAAGGCTGTGTTTTTCTACGTATCTACTCGCCTCTAGGATTTGGCTTATTGTCAGCGGTGTCAGCCTCATAGCGCCTAGTTTTGTCAACCTCCTCACGTCTCCCAGCAACCTCTTCTTGAGGAGGGGGTAGATCTCGGGCCGGCCGGCTCTCCTCGTGGCTTTGTGAATTGCGGATAGGGCCTCGCCCACGTTGAACAAATGCATGTGTAAAACCACGTCGCCGTTGTAGGCAGAGATAAATATTTTTCTCACTTCTTCAGAGCCTTCCTCCTTTATGTACCTCTTCACAAATGCGCTAGTGTCTAGATAAAGCCTCATCTCTCATCTCTCTAACTAGGCGAGAAGCCCGCAGTCCTAGGTCGATAGGTTCGAAGTCTAGCTCCTCTGTGGAGACGGGTATTTCGCCAAAATACTCCCTCAGAATTTTCTCCAAGAGCTCCGACACGTCCATCCCCTCCCGGGCCGCCTCTTCTCTAAGCCTCTTCCAAATCGCGGCGTCTATGTATACGCTAGTGCGAATTTTCTCCACAGTGCATATACTCTCTTAAGTATATATGTTTTAGCGCGCCGCCACCGCCATCTGGAGATAAGTTTTCTAAACGCCAGAGATCTCGGCGTCCGCGATTAATACCTCACCGCTACCAGGTGGTCGTCAATATAGGCGCCGTGGACTTAAATCACCACATCCGCGGATTATGGCAACATACGCCGGCGAATTAACACGTCAGCCCCAGAAGCCCACGGCCTTCAGAGCGGCTGAGGCATACGGGGTTTCTCGAGGCGGGGTTGAGGCTGTTAATCTGCATAGGTCGGGGGGTCTCAGCGTTGAGATTTTGGAAGGAGAGCTCTTTAACGTCTTGTCTGCGTGTAGCCACCTAGGCGCGTTTTTACATGGCGCCAGCTCACGTACAGAGCCGCGAGTGCCCCCGCCGTAATGACTTCTAAGTATGTCACGCCGTCTTTGTATATTTGAATTGTAACCTCGCCTCGGCCCCACGCGAAGTACATGCCCGGGCTTTCCTCGTAGCCTCTAATAATGTTTCTACCTGGTTCTACAAGCACCGAACCGTCGTCGCTTGTTTTTACAGTGTACCTCAGCCGCCTGACCTTCTCCAAGACGTAGCCCGCACCCCCCTCAGAGATGTAGTACGCCACGACGAGGCTGTACTCGCCACCGCCGGGCACAACCACCTCAGCCACGCCTTTGTCAGACAGCACAGATGCGCATGTGGCCCTCCCGTACGCCGCCGTTGACAAGTAGCCTGAGGTGCGCCGGAAAAAGTCCAGCACCTCTACTCTTATCCTCACGCCGGTAAGCCTAACGGCCACCGTCTCCTCACCGCCGTCCTTCACCTCTGCGACCACCTCCCTACTCCCCCCACAGTGCTCTACTTTTACAGTATATCTCTGGGCAAATACTCTCACAGGCCCTAGTACACCTTCGGCAGACAGCCCAGCGCCTTCAATCTCTATGACATGGGGCACCTCCCCAAGAACTCTAACCGTAAGCGTCCCATTTGGAACATATCTGTATTTCACAAAACCCCTCGGGCCGTCGGGGACGTAGATATACTCCCCGTCCGACATCGCCCAGGAGAATGGACCCGCCCCGTATATCTCCACAATCTCTCCCCCAGGCTTGAAGTAGGCCACCACTCCGCCGTCGCTAACGAGGTAGTACCCGTCTCTGACAACTAGGTGCTTAACTATGGGCTTGGCGTACCCCTCCCCCACGCGGAGGACCTGGCCCGCCGCCACGTGGTAGGTATGGCGCCGTGTTATGACATACACGCCGCCCCTCATGTCGGGCATCACATAAGCGGGTAGATCTAGATCAAAGATTTTTTCAAGCCCGTCGTCCCCCACGTGGTAGAGCACAGCGCGCCCCTCTCTTAACACCGCCAGCCATAAGCCGCACCCGCTCCCCACCAACTGCACCCCCTCAACAGGCTCCAGCTCGGTAGATAAGAGAAGCCTAAATTCGTGGGTGTAGAGGAGTAGCGTGGCGTTTCCCTCATGTATTAACAACACCGCGACTCTGCGGCAGTCCGCGCCTACGTGAGCATATGTAAAACTCGGCAAGTCCACAGCGCGCTCAACACCCCCTGGCCCTATTTTCCACAGGGCGTATCTACCACGCTTAATCCACCTGGTACCATCTGTGTAGTAAGGCACGGTTACTGCGAAGAATACGTCTCCAGCTACGGCGTAGCTCTGCACAACGCCGTCAACAGGCACCTCAGCTATTCGCACCCCACTGTGTTTGTCGTATACATAGACTTCCACTTTGGCATCTACATAGATATGATCCGTGCCCACGGCGTTGGCCGGCGCGAAGGGCGCCATTAGAAGAGCGGAGATTATTACTATGAAAATTGGGGCCATGTTTTTTCAACCAGTCTGTATACAATGACAAAAGTAATTAAACCTATAGCAAATATTAAAAATATATCGTCTTGATGGTATATATACACCGTCGTCTCGCGCCCTGGCGTAACCTCTCCCCGCCAGTAGTACTCAAGTCCCCATAGGAGAGACTCGGCCCTTACTTCATACACGCCTGGTATTAACCTAGGGATGGTTAAACACGGGCCATGCCGTGACGTAACGAAATGGTTTATGCTCGCCGGCGCATCTCTGAGTAATAGAGTGATGTAGCACACCGTAAGGCGCCCTGGCTTTATCTTCTTCACATCTACTTTAAATATAGAGATTTTCACCCAGTTCTCAGTAAAAATGACTGTGTAGTTGCCGCTTTGATAAAAACGCGCCCTTTTCATACGTCCGTGAATGCCCAACATACCGGTGCTACTTTCTAGCAGTGTGAAATTATTAATTTTATTTAAATCTTTATCATATACAACTACGTTTAAATATTGATGCTTGACAATTTTGTATATGTATCGGCCGTCTGTTTCTATTACTCCCCACGGCTCCGATAAAGGCACTTCTCTAATCTTACGTGACCCTTGATAAAGGGCCAGCGTGCCGTTAGGCGTCAGCACGTATACCACATCGCCTATTTTCACAGGGCAACACCTCACCAGAGAAAAATTTATTGTAACTATCTCATCGCCAACCAGTATCCAGTCTCTCGGAGTGTCGATAAGGACACCGTCTTGTAAGATCAGATAGTCGTAGAGTTCTATCTGCATCCGATATACGAGTTCTAGAGTGTCCACCTGGTATATCTCCACAACCTCTGGGTAGCCAACTATCAGCTTATCCGCAGATATTGCCACGAACTTCAGATAAGGAGGGAGAGTTACGCTACGAATTAAACTGCGGCTCTTTACGTCGTATACCGCCAGGCGACCACTGGGGTTCAATAGGTATAGGTGGGGGCCGCGCGCGGCGCATCTTATCCACGAGCCATTTATTACCCACCTAGCCAACCTCTCTTCAACGAGGTCTACTACTATTATTTGTGTTAAGCCTTTGAAATTTTCCAATAGGTAGACAGCCTTCTCATCTACACAGAAGTCGGTAAACGAGTTTATAGGCTCAACAAATGCGTGGAAATAACCCAACTGGTCTGCCAACGCTGGCGCGGCTGTTAATAGGAGTCCAGTAATTAACAAGCTAATCCACATTCCAACCTAAGGTCGTATATTAATTTTCCATGAGAGGGGGGTTTGCCTTAGTTTATTATCTTGTCGGCGATGTCGGGAGCAACGCGTCTCAAATCTTGGGCGAAGGATTCAAGCCTATCGCAACACCCAGGTTATCAGTGTTGATAAAAATTGCCGTGGGTGAATGTTTTGAATATCGACTGGGCCATCTCAACCAGTTGCTGGGGGCCGTAGGCCTCGTCTGCGACGTCTCGGGGCGGCTCCTCGGCGAGGCTCACAAGCCCGGCGCGGGGGAGGCCGGCTCTGCGTATCTTTTCCACGGCCCGCCGCGCCTCTTGTCTAGATATGGGGCCTGTCTTGATTTCGTAACCCACGGCGCCTTCCGCAGTAATCACCACGGCGTCTATGTCTCCGTGTGAGAGGTAGGCTAGCTGGCCCCCCTTTGCCTCGGCTAGTAGCTCTCCTATGTTGAACTGTAGCTCCACGCCCCATGGGAGGGGGCCGGGGGCCCTGCCCTCTGATATGTGGTACTTGGCCTCGGCGTATAGGGCGAGGCGGAGGGGGGTGGAGGAGATGCGGTGGTAGCTCCTCTTAGAGCCGTATATGGGAATCTTCTCGACTAGCCCCATCTCAACGAGTCTGTTTAGATACGCGCTGGCGGTGGAGGCGGTGACGTCGAGGCCTCTCGCCGCGGCGTAGTTAGCCACCACGGCGGAGTTCCACTCCCCCTCTGCGAGGGCGGAGAGGACTACTTGATACAGCTTGGTGATGGTCCTCTCCTCTTCTGTAAACACCTCGCCGATGAGGCCCATGGCGGACATGTAGAGGGCGTATATCTTCTCCTCGGCCTCCCGCGGGTGGGCCACGATGGAGATAGTCCAGGGGTCGCGCCATAGCGCCGCCTTCTGGAAATCTCTCAGCTGGGCTAGGGCATCTGCGTATTTGATCAAGCCCATTTTGTAGACGTCGAATAGCCCCAGGAGGGGGCTACGGGAGTCGAAGATTTTTCTAAGCATTCCGAAGCTGGAGCCGCTTATTATGAGTGAGCCGTGGGGATGGGCTGACGCGACCAGGTCCCAATACCTCTCGGGCACTCTCTGGAATTCGTCTACCACGGCGGAGCCCCCCCTTTTCAACGTCTTTACCACCTCGCGCAGGGCCTCGTCGAGGCGCCAGAGGTCGTCGCCGATAAGCGCCTCGCCCGACCTAGTCACAGTGATGTAGAGGTCGTACCTGGCGCAGTTCCTGAGAGTGAAGGTCTTCCCCACCTTCCTCCTCCCGTAGACCAACAGCCACCCGGCGGCCCCGGCCACCCTCCCACACTCTCTTCTCTTAAGAATATTCATGTGAGAATATTCTCATGTGTATAAAAACTATGCCGTGGCCACGGCTTGGTATAGCTTTCTGAAGACGGGGGTCCGCGGGGGCTGGGTCCACGACCTCGTCACTACCCAGGCGTTGACCAGGGCCCTGTATTCGAAGCTTGTTTTTATTCTCTCGTAGAAGCCGTCTAGCGCCGGGAACCCAGTCTCTCTTAGGAAGCTGTAAAGCTCCTCCAGCTCGCCGTCGCGGGGCTTGGCCCTGCCGAAGTTGACTGCTCTGTCTGTGACGTGCCTCTCGCCGCCGCCTGGGAGTATGACTTTGCCGTAGGCGGCTTTGAGGCGCCAGGTGGCGCTGTCCGTGCTGTCCACGCCCATGGCGTGGAGAATAGGCGTAACCGAGGGGCTACCCATCCCCAGGACATGGAGGGGCCCTCTGAACTCCCGCCTCGCCCTGGCTATAAGGCGGAGGGCGAGCATCCGCGATCCCTGCGGGGCGCCCCTGGTGATCAAGACGTAGGGCACCGCGGCGCCGATGGCGAGGGCGGGGGCGTCTACGTAGAGGCGGAGGTATCTGAAGAAGAGGGCCTCGTCTCTATACACGTGGAGTACTGGGACAACGCTGTCCCCCACGGCCCTCCTCAGCCTCACCCAGTTTCGGTATGTTTTTTCAAACTTCCTCTCGGCGACGTCGGGGGGGTCGCCTGGGGAGGGGGGCACGTCTAGGGAGAGGTAGAGCTGGGCGTCGACCCGCCTATATACCTCGGCTATCTTATCCACGTCTACGGAGAGGCCTTTTCTCAGTATCTGGTAGCCTCCGGAGTCTACCCAAAGCTCCCCTTCGTAGCCCAGCACGGCGCGGGGGTCCCTCCTAACCTCGAGCGCGTTGATCATCAGCGCCGGGATGTCGAAGTAGAGCCACGGCCTCGGCACGGCGTTTATAGGCGTCCCCAGCACTATTCTCACTTTATTTTAGCTGTTGGACTTATAAAACAGGTCCGTGGGGTAGACTGAAACTTTCAGCAAACTCCATGAGATAATATTTGTGTAATATCCCCACGCGGCGGTCAGCTAGGGCTAAGCCCCATCACCACTCAACCTCTGCCGAACACATCACCGAAAAAAGACGGCGGCCTCTAATAAAAATCTTTCCGCGGCCGCGAAGTTTTAATACACGCCCCGAGGGGGACTGCGTGTTGCTCGTCGTAGTCAAGTCAGACAGTGAAGAGGTGGTGAAGAGGGCTAGGAGGGCCGTGGGGGGTTTAGAGCTACTCCCAGGCCTCTACCTCACCTGGACTCCCCGGGAGAGGCTGGCGAAGGCGGTGGAGGCCTTGAAGAGGGAGATCATCAAGCGGTGGGACGCCGAGGGCCGGGGGCCCACTCTAGAGGTCGCCGTGTTGCCGCTGACCGAGGAGCAGTACAGAGAGCTGAGGCCCATGGCGAGGGCAGTAATCGAGGAGGCGGCGGAGTCCCTCCTCGCCGAGATGGACAGGTTGCTGGAGGCCATGCGCTCAGGTAAGAGGCGCGGCGAGGGTCTGCTGGGGTGGTACCGCGACGTGGCCAGCCGCTACCAGAAGCTGGTAGACGCCTCCGTGGCCCTGGACATAGAGCCCACCGTAATGGGGAGGCTGAGGGAAAAATGGAAGGAGGTTTCCCTCGAGGCTGGACGCCTACGCTAGACGCGCCTCCACGACGCCCCCAGCCACCTCCGCGTTTAGAGTCACGGTGCCCCGCCTCCCCGCCCTCGGCGGCGGCAACCTCGCCACGCCCCCCGCCACGTTGGAAACGGCGTTGAAGCCCACCTCCTCGGGCAGTCCCAGCTCAAGCTCCACCACCCCCCCGGCCGCCTCCACGTTGATTACGGACTCGCCGTCGAAGGGCTGGTAGCGTATCCTCCCGCCGAAGGCGCCCCCCGCGGCCTCCACGTCTATCCTCCCCGGCGCCGCGGCGACGTCCATCTCCACCGCCCCGCCCGTCACCTCCGCCTTCAACACCTTGAGGTCCGCCTCCACGGAGACGTACCCACCGGCCACCTCGAGGACAAGCCTCTCCAGCCCCTCGGCCTTCGCCTCCACTTCGCAGTTCTCGACGGCTATGCGGCCCTCCGCAATCTCGAAGTCGTCCTCAGACCTGCACCTGGCCACAACGAAGTTAGGCCCCCTGGACAGCTTCACACGGCCCCCAGCCACCTCCAGCTGGAGCGCGCCGTTGTGTTTAAACTCGCCCCGGTAAACCTCTCTGAGGGGGCCGCGTACGGCTCTGAAAGCCTTTAGCGGGGATAGGTAGGTGAGGGCCTCCAGCCCCAGCTTCAGCGCCGACGTCAACACCCCGCCGGTGGTGACGAGGGCGACGTCCCTAACCTTGACCTCGACGTACGGCCTCAGCTCCCTCGGCGTCTTCACAACCCCCACGTCTCTAATCTCCTCCACCACCTCGTAGAAGAGCTTTGGATCCACGTCTTTCCCAACCTCGACAATCGCCACGTCTTGGATCCTAATCCTCCGCCCCTCCCTCCTGGCCAACTCCAGAAGCGCGTTGTCGATCTTGAGGAGGGCCCTGTCGTGGAGGAGGATGTCCTCGGCCCTGGGGGCCGCCGGCTCGACTGGCCGCACTCCCTCCACCTCTTTTATTATCTTTACCGCCCTCTCGCCCGCATCTGTGAGCTGGTAGAAGCCCTTCTCGTTCTTCTCCACAAGCCCCGCAAGCTTCTTCAAGTGGAAGGCGAGGGTTGGGCTGTCCACCCCGGCCCCCTCCATGAGTTCGCTGTAGAGCCTCGGCCTCTCCGCCAGCAACTGCAGTATCTTCCGCCTGACCGGGTGTGACAAGGCCTCGAATACGTGTTCAGACATGGCTCTCTAAACACCTGTGGATATAAGCCGATTTGTCGAGGCCGCTCCACAAAGGCGGCGCGGCGCGGCGAGGTCTGTGTAAGTTGGAATTTACACTTCTTTATATGGTGGTTTTTTCGCTGGGGTGTGAGGTACAGGGCTAGGTACGTCTTGGCGGGCGGGCTGGAGGTCGTAGAGGACGGGGTGGTCGAGGTGGACGACGCGGGGAGGGTAGTGGGGGTGGGGCGCTACACCGGGGGCGTCGCCGCCGATCTTGGCGCCGTCGTCTTGATGCCGATGCTTACCAACGCACACGTCCACGTCCTCGACGCGGTTTTGATGGACCGCGACGACCTCTACATAGACGACCTCGTGGGGTGGCCCCACGGCGTGAAGTACCACGTGGTGAGGCAGTTAGTTAGGCGGGGGCGTCACATCTCCGTGCTGAGGCGGGTTGCGGAGAGGATGAGGATGTACGGCGTCGGCTGCGCCGTCGTGTACGCGGAGTACGCCGCCCGCGACGTGGAGGAGGTTTTTAGGCAGTACGGGATAGAGGCGGTGGTTTTCCAAGAGGCGCACGGAGACTTCCCCAACTACCCCAACGTACAGGTGGCGTCCCCCCTGGACCACCCGCCGGAGTACCTCAGAGAGCTGAGGCGGAGGTACAGGCTTCTGTCGACCCACGTCTCGGAAACCGCCGACTGCCACGAAGGCGGCGACCTCGACCTCGCGCTGAGGGTCATGGACGCCGACGTGTTGATCCACCTCGTCCACCTAACGCCGGAGGAGGCCGCCCAGATCCCGCCCGGCAAGACAGTCGTGGTCAATCCAAGGGCCAACGCCTACTTCGTAGGCCGCGTCGCGCCCGTGCCCCACCTCCTCCACCTAAAGCCGCTATTGGGGACCGACAACGTCTTTATGAATGAGCCAGACCCGTGGGCCGAGATGAAGTTTCTCCACGCCTACGCCGCGGCGGCCGGCTGGCAACTCGCGGAGCGCGACATCTTGGCGATGGCGGCGCTGTGGCCCTGGGAGAAGCTGAGATGCAACCCCCCGATAGAGACTGGACAGCCCCTGAGGGCCCTCGCCGTGGCCGCCCCATACGCCGGAGACAAGATCTACAAATACCTCGTGAAGAGGGTATCCCACCGCGACCTCATCGCGGTGATAAAGGGGGATAGAGTCGAGGCGCTTTAAGAATCCGCCCGCCTACCCCTCCTTGTTGAATTTTCTAAGCAGAAGCGGCGCGGCGGCCCCCACCGCCAGCGCCACCAAAGAGATGGAGAGGTCCCTGGCGAATATCAGGGGATCC
The sequence above is drawn from the Pyrobaculum ferrireducens genome and encodes:
- a CDS encoding Trm112 family protein; the encoded protein is MKYRLMDVLACPYDKTFPLRLVVIKRTEHPERQYTWPRKPFCEEYCSYRDLKIKEHPKPDTLPCEECHRWEIETGVIYCPTCGRWYPIIEEIPRMLPDELRNEKEELQFLESVGQDLRRIAPDIADKIINQGKPFNLSKK
- a CDS encoding type II toxin-antitoxin system VapC family toxin — encoded protein: MRLYLDTSAFVKRYIKEEGSEEVRKIFISAYNGDVVLHMHLFNVGEALSAIHKATRRAGRPEIYPLLKKRLLGDVRRLTKLGAMRLTPLTISQILEASRYVEKHSLTS
- a CDS encoding ribbon-helix-helix protein, CopG family, with amino-acid sequence MEKIRTSVYIDAAIWKRLREEAAREGMDVSELLEKILREYFGEIPVSTEELDFEPIDLGLRASRLVREMRDEALSRH
- a CDS encoding AAA family ATPase encodes the protein MNILKRRECGRVAGAAGWLLVYGRRKVGKTFTLRNCARYDLYITVTRSGEALIGDDLWRLDEALREVVKTLKRGGSAVVDEFQRVPERYWDLVASAHPHGSLIISGSSFGMLRKIFDSRSPLLGLFDVYKMGLIKYADALAQLRDFQKAALWRDPWTISIVAHPREAEEKIYALYMSAMGLIGEVFTEEERTITKLYQVVLSALAEGEWNSAVVANYAAARGLDVTASTASAYLNRLVEMGLVEKIPIYGSKRSYHRISSTPLRLALYAEAKYHISEGRAPGPLPWGVELQFNIGELLAEAKGGQLAYLSHGDIDAVVITAEGAVGYEIKTGPISRQEARRAVEKIRRAGLPRAGLVSLAEEPPRDVADEAYGPQQLVEMAQSIFKTFTHGNFYQH
- a CDS encoding tRNA-ribosyltransferase, which encodes MRIVLGTPINAVPRPWLYFDIPALMINALEVRRDPRAVLGYEGELWVDSGGYQILRKGLSVDVDKIAEVYRRVDAQLYLSLDVPPSPGDPPDVAERKFEKTYRNWVRLRRAVGDSVVPVLHVYRDEALFFRYLRLYVDAPALAIGAAVPYVLITRGAPQGSRMLALRLIARARREFRGPLHVLGMGSPSVTPILHAMGVDSTDSATWRLKAAYGKVILPGGGERHVTDRAVNFGRAKPRDGELEELYSFLRETGFPALDGFYERIKTSFEYRALVNAWVVTRSWTQPPRTPVFRKLYQAVATA
- a CDS encoding winged helix-turn-helix domain-containing protein, with translation MSEHVFEALSHPVRRKILQLLAERPRLYSELMEGAGVDSPTLAFHLKKLAGLVEKNEKGFYQLTDAGERAVKIIKEVEGVRPVEPAAPRAEDILLHDRALLKIDNALLELARREGRRIRIQDVAIVEVGKDVDPKLFYEVVEEIRDVGVVKTPRELRPYVEVKVRDVALVTTGGVLTSALKLGLEALTYLSPLKAFRAVRGPLREVYRGEFKHNGALQLEVAGGRVKLSRGPNFVVARCRSEDDFEIAEGRIAVENCEVEAKAEGLERLVLEVAGGYVSVEADLKVLKAEVTGGAVEMDVAAAPGRIDVEAAGGAFGGRIRYQPFDGESVINVEAAGGVVELELGLPEEVGFNAVSNVAGGVARLPPPRAGRRGTVTLNAEVAGGVVEARLA
- a CDS encoding chlorohydrolase; amino-acid sequence: MRYRARYVLAGGLEVVEDGVVEVDDAGRVVGVGRYTGGVAADLGAVVLMPMLTNAHVHVLDAVLMDRDDLYIDDLVGWPHGVKYHVVRQLVRRGRHISVLRRVAERMRMYGVGCAVVYAEYAARDVEEVFRQYGIEAVVFQEAHGDFPNYPNVQVASPLDHPPEYLRELRRRYRLLSTHVSETADCHEGGDLDLALRVMDADVLIHLVHLTPEEAAQIPPGKTVVVNPRANAYFVGRVAPVPHLLHLKPLLGTDNVFMNEPDPWAEMKFLHAYAAAAGWQLAERDILAMAALWPWEKLRCNPPIETGQPLRALAVAAPYAGDKIYKYLVKRVSHRDLIAVIKGDRVEAL